One segment of Pelecanus crispus isolate bPelCri1 chromosome 2, bPelCri1.pri, whole genome shotgun sequence DNA contains the following:
- the SUSD5 gene encoding sushi domain-containing protein 5 — translation MASGSQRLSPTFLRGVGSVFFILQIISVQADGKVFALESKNNSQGLDLAGAEKACVDLSARLATAEELKRAVLDCSFAGCTTGWLAGGSTGTIICRKTGSKQQSVKAIDVKIETDPFVNDQYDAFCVKDEDKPCGDPPSFPHTILHGHTGFEMGDELLYVCAQGYVMGNKETAFTLFCDSCGEWYGQVQACVKDETEAHIDYEDNFPDDRSIPIVENEHVNGKEEIEQEQEKLSFSKSSEEGRTGSTKGVTQDTDTSEKGSRAPTESPVSLLSQKNFFWFPSEAFSEPESEKETDDSTKAQFSEGDNHIGVKTAYDEPGAKMFYDSEDFPIGPILTTNDTKAEIDAVAITDESWLDGYPVTQEVVEDDEEESDKVDGSMGTEDDIILTTDQPNHVEVRKSGNGSPAPEEGLTQIVAATTRIDDEGAKETPVPLTSVSGLENLSVSRGYDDASWDHPTTSLETVTQEPGTTMLFDITSLKMSTSETSVMVSPSDHILYAEPKETTAYPAQVATTAPAPDIITDMSSQELTEQENLTQGLGEKPIPTSEPCEGEDCPKSSKGAIIAVIVILLCLLLVAAVLAVWFFKKRQQKNSVYKLNGRCQPRHHCYHHYHHQHIEMQKV, via the exons GGAAAGTGTTTGCACTTGAGTCCAAGAACAACTCTCAGGGTCTGGATTTAGCTGGAGCTGAGAAAGCTTGTGTTGACCTGAGTGCTCGCTTAGCAACTGCAGAAGAACTGAAAAGGGCTGTTCTGGACTGTTCTTTCGCTGGCTGTACCACAGGATGGCTCGCTGGTGGCTCCACTGG GACAATTATATGCAGAAAGACGGGCAGCAAACAGCAGAGCGTGAAAGCCATTGATGTTAAAATTGAAACCGATCCCTTTGTGAATGACCAATATGATGCTTTTTGTGTAAAGGATGAAG acaaGCCCTGTGGGGACCCGCCATCCTTCCCCCACACCATCCTGCATGGCCACACTGGCTTTGAAATGGGGGACGAGCTGCTGTACGTTTGCGCCCAGGGGTATGTCATGGGCAACAAGGAGACGGCGTTCACGCTGTTCTGCGACAGCTGCGGGGAGTGGTACGGGCAGGTTCAGGCCTGTGTCAAAG aTGAAACCGAGGCACACATTGACTATGAAGATAACTTCCCTGATGACAGATCGATACCTATTGTTGAAAACGAACATGTCAATGGCAAAGAGGAAATTGAGCAGGAGCAAGAAAAGCTTTCCTTCAGTAAAAgttcagaggaaggaagaactGGAAGTACCAAAGGTGTTACTCAGGACACAGACACTTCTGAAAAAGGAAGCAGGGCACCAACTGAGTCCCCCGTGTCACTCCTAAGccaaaaaaacttcttttggTTTCCATCGGAGGCTTTCAGTGAGCCCGAATCAGAGAAGGAGACAGATGATTCCACTAAAGCACAGTTTTCTGAAGGTGATAACCACATTGGAGTGAAGACAGCCTATGATGAACCTGGTGCCAAAATGTTTTATGACAGTGAGGATTTCCCCATTGGACCTATTCTCACAACTAATGATACAAAGGCAGAGATAGATGCAGTTGCCATTACTGACGAGTCGTGGTTAGATGGCTATCCAGTAACACAAGAAGTAGTAGAGGATGATGAAGAAGAGAGCGATAAAGTTGATGGTTCAATGGGAACAGAAGACGACATCATCCTCACAACTGACCAACCAAATCACGTTGAAGTAAGAAAATCGGGCAATGGTAGCCCAGCTCCAGAGGAAGGTTTAACACAGATTGTGGCAGCAACAACGAGGATAGATGATGAAGGGGCCAAAGAGACACCGGTACCACTTACATCAGTGAGCGGTCTGGAGAACTTAAGCGTGAGCAGAGGTTATGATGATGCTTCATGGGACCACCCAACTACATCCCTGGAAACTGTGACTCAGGAGCCTGGTACAACAATGCTGTTTGACATAACCAGCTTAAAAATGTCCACGTCAGAAACCTCTGTGATGGTCAGCCCCTCTGATCACATACTGTATGCAGAACCAAAAGAAACAACCGCCTACCCAGCACAAGTAGCAACCACTGCGCCAGCTCCAGATATCATTACTGACATGTCATCCCAGGAATTAACTGAGCAAGAAAATCTCACCCAGGGCCTTGGAGAAAAGCCCATCCCCACTTCTGAGCCGTGTGAGGGAGAGGATTGTCCCAAGTCCAGTAAAGGTGCTATCATAGCAGTAATTGTGATTCTTCTCTGCTTGTTACTGGTTGCAGCTGTACTGGCTGTGTGGTTTTTCAAAAAACGGCAGCAGAAAAATTCTGTCTATAAACTAAATGGAAGGTGTCAACCCAGACATCATTGCTACCATCACTACCACCACCAGCACATCGAAATGCAGAAAGTTTAA